The Pecten maximus chromosome 10, xPecMax1.1, whole genome shotgun sequence region ACACAGTCCAGCTATATTTATCCGTATCCAGTATTATACtgtccagctatatctatccgtaacCTCTATTAaacagtccagctatatctatccgtaacctctatcatacagtccagctatatctatccgtatcCTGTATTACACAGTtcagctatatctatccgtaacCTCTActatacagtccagctatatctatccgtaacctctatcatactgtccagctatatctatccgtagcctctattatacagtccagctatatctgTCCGtatcctgtattatacagtccagctatattTATCCGtatcctgtattatacagtccagctatatctatccgtaacctctattatacagtccagctatatctatccgtatcctctattatacagtccagctatatctatccgtatcctctattatacagtccagctatatctatccgtaacctctattatacagtcaagctatatctatccgtatcctctattatacagtccagctatatctatccgtaacctctattatacagtcaaactatatctatccgtagcctctattatacagtccagctatatctatccgtatcctctattatacagtccagctatattTATCCgtaacctctattatacagtccagctatatatATCCgtaacctctattatacagtcaagctatatctatccgtagcctctattatacagtccagctatatctatccgtatcctctattatacagtccagctatatctatccgtatcctctattatacagtccagctatatctatccgtaacctctattatacagtcaagctatatctatccgtagcctctattatacagtccagctatatctatccgttacctctattatacagtccagctatatatATCCGTAACCTCTAATATACAGTaaagctatatctatccgtatcCTCTActatacagtccagctatatctatccgcatcctctattatacagtccagctatatctacCCGtatcctgtattatacagtccagctatatctatccgtatcCTGTATTACACAGTCCAGCTATATTCATCCGTATCCAgtattatacagtccagctatatctatccgtaacctctatcatacagtccagctatatctatccgtatcCTATATTacacagtccagctatatctatccgtagcctctattatacagtccagctatatctatccgtatcCTCTActatacagtccagctatatctatccgcatcctctattatacagtccagctatatctatccgtatcctctattatacagtccagctatattTATCCGTATCCTGTATTACACAGtccagctatatatatatcagtaccctctattatacagttcagctatatctatccgtaacctctattatacagtcaagctatatctatccgtaacctctatcatacattccagctatatctatccgtatcCTATATTacacagtccagctatatctatccgtaacctctatcatacagtccagctatatctatccgtagcctctattatacagtccagctatatctatccgtatcCTCTActatacagtccagctatatctatccgcatcctctattatacagtccagctatatctatccgtatcctctattatacagtccagctatattTATCCGTATCCTGTATTACACAGtccagctatatatatatcagtaccctctattatacagttcagctatatctatccgtaacctctattatacagtcaaGCTATATCTATCCATagcctctattatacagtccagctatatctatccgtatcctctattatacagtccagctatatctgTCCGtatcctgtattatacagtccagctatatctatccgcatcctctattatacagtccagctatatctatccgtaacctctattatacagtccacCTATATATATCCgtaacctctattatacagtcaagctatatctatccgtatcctctattatacagtccagctatatctgTCCGtatcctgtattatacagtccagctatatctatccgcatcctctattatacagtccagctatatctatccgtaacctctattatacagtccacCTATATATATCCgtaacctctattatacagtcaagctatatctatccgtagcctctattatacagtccagctatatctatccgtatcctctattatacagtccagctatatctatccgtatcctctattatacagtccagctatatctatccgtatcctctattatacagtccagctacATCTATCCgtaacctctattatacagtcaagctatatctatccgtagcctctattatacagtccagctatatctatccgttacctctattatacagtccagctatatatATCCGTAACCTCTAATATACAGTcaagctatatctatccgtatcctctattatacagtccagctatatctacCCGtatcctgtattatacagtccagctatattTATCCGTATCCAgtattatacagtccagctatatctatccgtaacctctatcatacagtccagctatatctatccgtatcCTGTATTACACAGTCCAGCTATATATATCCGTAACCCCTATaatacagtccagctatatctatccgtagcctctattatacagtccagctatatctatccgtatcctctattatacagtccagctatatctatccgtatcctctattatacagtccagctatatctatccgtaacctctattatacagtccagctatatctatccgtaacctctattatacagtcaagctatatctatccgtagcctctattatacagtcaagctatatctatccgaagcctctattatacagtccagctatatctatccgtatcCTGTATTacacagtccagctatatctatccgtatcctctattatacagtccagcGATATTGATGCgtatcctctattatacagtccagctatatctatccgtatcctctattatacagtccagctatatctatccgtaacctctattatacagtcaagctatatctatccgtagcctctattatacagtccagctatatctatccgtagcctctattatacagtccagctgTATCTATCCGttacctctattatacagtccagctatattTATCCgtatcctctattatacagtccagctatatctatccgtatcctctattatacagtccagctatatctatccgtaacctctattatacagtcaagctatatctatccgtatcctctattatacagtccagctatatctatccgtaacctctattatacagtcaagctatatctatccgtatcctctattatacagtccagctatatctatccgtaacctctattatacagtcaaactatatctatccgtagcctctattatacagtccagctatatctatccgtatcctctattatacagtccagctatatctatccgtaacctctattatacagtccagctatatatATCCgtaacctctattatacagtcaagctatatctatccgtagcctctattatacagtccagctatatctatccgtatcctctattatacagtccagctatatctatccgtatcctctattatacagtccagctatatctatccgtaacctctattatacagtcaagctatatctatccgtagcctctattatacagtccagctatatctatccgttacctctattatacagttcAGCTATATATATCCGTAACCTCTAATATACAGTcaagctatatctatccgtatcCTCTActatacagtccagctatatctatccgcatcctctattatacagtccgGCTATATCTACCCGTATCCTGTATTACACAGTCCAGCTATATTTATCCGTATCCAgtattatacagtccagctatatctatccgtaacctctatcatacagtccagctatatctatccgtatcCTATATTacacagtccagctatatctatccgtaacctctatcatacagtccagctatatctatccgtagcctctattatacagtccagctatatctatccgtatcctctattatacagtccagctatatctatccgtatcctctattatacagtccagctatatctatccgtaacctctattatacagtccagctatatctatccgtaacctctattatacagtccagctatatctatccgtatcctctattatacagtccagctatatctatccgtatcctctattatacagtctagctatatctatccgtaacctctattatacagtccagctatattTATCCGtatcctgtattatacagtccagctatatctatccgtaacctctattatacagtcaagctatatctatccgtaacccctattatacagtccagctatatctatccgtaacctctattatacagtcaagctatatctatccgaagcctctattatacagtccagctatatctatccgtatcCTGTATTacacagtccagctatatctatccgtatcctctattatacagtccagctatattTATCCGtatcctgtattatacagtccagctatatctatccgtatcctctattatacagtccagctatgTCTATCCgtaacctctattatacagtcaagctatatctatccgtagcctctattatacagtccagctatatctatccgtaacCTCTAATATACAGTcaagctatatctatccgtatcCTCTActatacagtccagctatatctatccgcatcctctgttatacagtccagctatatctatccgtatcctctattatacagtccagctatattTATCCgtatcctctattatacagtccagctatatctatccgtatcctctattatacagtccagctatatctatccgtaacctctattatacagtcaagctatatctatccgtagcctctattatacagtccagctatatctatccgttacctctattatacagtccagctatatatATCCGTAACCTCTAATATACAGTCAAGCTATATATATCCGTATCCTCTActatacagtccagctatatctatccgcatcctctattatacagtccagctatatctatccgtatcctctattatacagtccagctatattTATCCGTATCCTGTATTACACAGTCCAGCTATATATATCAGTACCCTCTATTATACAGTtcagctatatctatccgtaacctctattatacagtcaaGCTATATCTATCCATagcctctattatacagtccagctatatctatccgtatcctctattatacagtccagctatatctgTCCGtatcctgtattatacagtccagctatatctatccgcatcctctattatacagtccagctatatctatccgtaacctctattatacagtccacCTATATATATCCgtaacctctattatacagtccagctatatctatccgtagCCTCTATTACACAGTcaagctatatctatccgtaacctctatcatacagtccagctatatctatccgtagcctctattatacagtccagctatatctatccgtatcctctattatacagtccagctatatctatccgtatcctctattatacagtccagctatatccATCCgtaacctctattatacagtccagctatatctatccgtaacctctattatacagtcaagctatatctatccgtagcctctattatacagtcaagctatatctatccgaagcctctattatacagtccagctatatctatccgtatcCTGTATTacacagtccagctatatctatccgtatcctctattatacagtccagctatatctatccgtatcctctattatacagtccagctatatatATCCgtaacctctattatacagtccagctatatctatccgcatcctctattatacagtccagctatatctatccgtatcctctattatacagtccagctatattTATCCgtatcctctattatacagtccagctatatctatccgtatcctctattatacagtccagctatatctatccgtaacctctattatacagtcaagctatatctatccgtagcctctattatacagtccagctatatctatccgttacctctattatacagtccagctatatatATCCGTAACCTCTAATATACAGTcaagctatatctatccgtatcCTCTActatacagtccagctatatctatccgcatcctctattatacagtccagctatattTATCCGTATCCTGTATTACAAAGTCAAGCTATAGATATCAGTTCCCTCTATTATACAGTtcagctatatctatccgtaacctctattatacagtcaagctatatctatccgtagcctctattatacagtccagctatatctatccgtatcctctattatacagtccagctatatctgTCCGtatcctgtattatacagtccagctatatctatccgcatcctctattatacagtccagctatatctatccgtatcctctattatacagtccagctatatctatccgtatcCTGTATTACACAGTCCAGCTATATATATCAGTaccctctattatacagtccagctatatctgtctgtatcctgtattatacagtcaagctatatctatccgcatcctctattatacagtccagctatatctatccgtatcctctattatacagtccagctatattTATCCgtaacctctattatacagtcaagctatatctatccgtagcctctattatacagtccagctatatctatccgtatcctctattatacagtccagctatatctgtccgtatcctctattatacagtcaagctatatctatccgtatcctctattatacagtccagctatatctatccgtaacCTCTATTACACAGTCCAGCTATTTCTATCCGTATCCTGTATTacacagtccagctatatctatccgtgacctctattatacagtccagctatatctatccgtatcCTCTTTTCAGTCTACGTAATTTTAAAAGCATTTAACTGTTTATATTGGaaaattattgttatataattctAAAACGGTTGCAGACTTTTATAATACTTAGTAAAGGGACATTACTCTGTGCTTCCTACACAACCTTCACACCAAACCTGTTCATCTCGTCACATGGTTTCCATTTTAAATTGACGATCAATCGAACTTTGTTAATCACCTGTTTAGTGTTCATTTTTTCGTTTAGCTGGAGATTGAGTTGATTGATATGGGCATCTAAACACACATTTCAGATTCTGAATTTTACCGTATTTTACCGTTGATTGGACTGCGAAGCGTCAATTGGTAAATAGGTGTAATCTTcaaatttattctttttttcttgAGGAATAACAGAttagtttttaggtcatctgacccgagcAGCCAGGGTAGCCTAGCTATTGCTACCGTGCTTCATCTGTCGTCCTCCGTCGTACGCCCTCCGTCAACCTttcatatttttacatgtaacttattttCAAGTTCCGCTAGTGAGAACTAGGATAGCGTGATCCTAAGATGAttctgaccaattgttgttatttttccgGTCGGTCCGGAATCCAAGATAACCACTAtcatgaaaacacattttaaagcTTATTTATCAGGGCTCTAACATCAAATATCATGCTGACCTCATGCACTGATCACGTGAGATAATCATGAAGGGATAACACATACTTGTTCAGTAACACGTGATATCTAACATAAGCTCAAAGTAACCTCTTTGTCTCAATGACTGGAGCCAGTCTCAGTATTTAATCTGATGGGTACATAACCATTTACATgcaattttaatttaaaaaaaaatagaacaaCAAAAAGAAAAGGCAATCTTACACAAAAGTATATATTTCCTTGTTAGTTATGGTAGACATCTTGCTATGGTTGATAGCTACATTTTTGTAGTTATTGTAGACATCGTGGAATGGTGTAAAGCTAGTTATAGTACGTGTATAGCTAGTTATGGTGGACATTGTGTTATGGTTGATAGCTAGTTATGGTGGAGATATAGTTATGGTGGATAGCTAGTTATGGTTGACATCGTGTTATGGTTGATAGCTAGTTATGGTGTATAGCTACAGTAGTTATGGTGgacattgtgttatatatggtGGATAGCTAGGTATAGTGGACACCGTGTTATGGTTGATAACTAGATATGTTAAGAACTAGTTATGGTGAACAGATAATTATGTTGAAAAACTTCTTTGATGAACAATTATTAATGGTGGGCAGCTGGTTATACTggataaatatttattgatgaaCAGTTGTTATGGTTGAACAGCTTGTTTTTGTTGTCTGAGTCATTGGTGCTGCTCGTTTTGCTTTCCCGGTCTAGCCGATTTAGCCGTTTCTAATCGGCAACTCGCTCGATTGGCCATCCCGCCGTCCCGTCGGCTTAACCGGGACCTGCCGATCTTGCCGAAAAAATTTCAGCGGGACAATCGGGACAAGATGGCGGCTTGAAAGGTGAGGAGAGGTTTCGTATTTGTGAATTTCATCAATTGAGCAATATTAGGTGTGAAGTCGAAGCAAATTATTGCGTCGATAAGCGATATGAAGTGAAGTTGAAGCAATTAAGGAGATTTTGTCTTATATATAGCAAGtatgatactgtatataaacgttgTTGCAATCATCCCATGTACAACACGTGTTTATTATTAGTATAACAACAGGAACTTTACGTTCTGTCAATAAgaatacagtaggtatataactcatataaaataccatgtatactgtagtatacagggtatttttttttaacatataggttattaaatattcttattgctcctaatatatatatatatatatatataataacccaTAAAAATACAGGTTATTAGGCCAAgcttataacattatattattgtcAATCTCATGTGGTACAATTTATTAGCGCTACTACATAGGTTTACTTTTGGTTTATCTGTGCATACGGACAATGTAGgagatatatttgatattgctGATTTCTTAAAAGAATATCAGAAGATAAAGTGTACTTTCAAAACTTTGAAATTATGGCAGCTAAACGTGTGTTGCGACCCATATAGGTATCCGGTACCTAACCATACACAGGTGTGCTGTTCAAGACCCATATCAGTATAGCATGTGTGTATTAGACATTTGTAACGAACCCCTATGATAGGCCTACAAGTGAATTTGTTGTAATTCATAGATGGACGTAACACCAAAGTGGACCTGCTTTTTGTGTGCCCAGCCAGCTCCATTCCGCTCTCTTGCTTCACTAGAAGCGCAGGAAAAATCTggaaacacagatatatatatagacggtGATTACAAGTGAGTATAATTACAAAGAAAATCTTGTGAGTTATGTTAAACATTTGACACAAGGCTGTGAAACAGAGGAGAATTAATTATAAAAGACATATAAgtttaattatatactgtaattacGATTTTGTTATCGGTCTGTATTTGATGTTCTATATACTATGGGACGATGGTATGTCTTCTTAGTGggaacaatatatacagtagtacatgtattagtatTCAAAATTATCGATTACATAACATACATAGCAGCATCTTTTAACGAGAATGTTCCTGATCACAGGATTTATTTGCGCTGCCCGTCCTGCAGGAGGTGTTTTCATCCAAGCTGCTGCGACACTTACGAATTAGAGCTACATTTAACAAAGGAAGTGAAAGGGACTTTTTGTGATCCGTGTGCAACAGGAGGTATATTTTTTCTGACTTATGTAATGACTAATTTAAATTGGCACTGGAATAGTACCATATTAACAGATATTTTAATGTAGCTTGTCAACATACCTACAATCACCACAGATCAGAATAAAATTGATTACTTGAAAATTTAGTAGTGTagttataattacaatgtaattatgtatGCAGAATCTTGACTATTAACACATTGTTTCTTCTGTTTAAAATGTATACACATTTGGTATATGcaacttttttttcttgtaGAACATGACGTCTGCAGTTGCAGCTGCAGTTCGTCTAATGATTGATCAAATTATGGCAAAGGTAAAAAGATCATCTGCAAGCAACCAGCCATCCTCAAGAAACCAGCCATCCCCAAGCAAACAACCATCCTCAAGCAACCAGCCATCCTCAAGCAACCATTCACCCCCCTCACCATCCCCATCACCTTCTCTGTCAGCACCAGTGTGTCAGGAGAAAGGGACTGACGGATCCTCTTCTGCTTTTTCCACAAATGGTTAGTATAGGGATTGGTTTGTTTGTAAGCAGTGCTAGCGCTCTGCATTTGTGATGACATACTCGATAACACAAAGTCATGTACATATAGAATATTTAGTATAAATATGCCTAACTCGATGTTtaagttttttatgtttaagaTTCTGTTTCTTATAACAAAAGGCTTTTGCTTATAGTTCTAGGTTGTATTGGATGTATACTAGTAGCTGAATACCTGATAATGATAACAGACTTTTGAATACCTGTTATCAAATATTCAAGTCTGGTAATTGAATTGCAGATATCAGGTATTCATGAATGCAAATGAATATCAGATATCACTTTTGAAAAAGCAGGTTTGATATTCAAATACAAGATATGTCACTTTTATCACTTAAttaaatatacagatattacataaATCTGAAAACCTTAAAAGCAAAATTGGCACAccatttgtttttctttacaGACAAAGTTTGGGGTACTAATGAAGAAAAACTTTTAGTACAAGTCGtcaatgactttgaccttgggAAACCAGTAAAAAACAAATGGGGAAATGTTGCTAGAAAAATGGCAACATATGGCGCAACCTTTAGTTCAGAACAATGCCGATTAAAGTACAGACACTTAAGAGAGAGGTATGcaaggaaaaaaaagaagaataatACTTCAGGTGAGTCTCCTGCTTCAGAGGATGAACTCTATGACATGATGGACTCCAGAGTTGACAACAATCCATCATATTTGGTTGATTCTGGAAATTTAGAACATGTAGTTGAAACAAAAAATGGAAGAGAAAAGAATGAGAATGAAGCAGAAAAGAGCATGAGTGGTGGTACTTTGGCTGGAAATTCACTCGATAAAGACAGAGGCTGGAAAGGCAAggggaaaatgaaaaaaaggaaaaggacAGTTGACACAGTTACAGAAACCTTAACCGGTCTCTTTGAAAAACGAGAAATGCAAACTGCAAAGCGGCACAAGGAAAAAATGAACATAATGAAATCCTTCATTGATGTTTTAAGAGGAAAACAAGATTCCTCTGCAGCTCATTCCAATTCCCCAAGTGCGT contains the following coding sequences:
- the LOC117336401 gene encoding uncharacterized protein LOC117336401; the protein is MTSAVAAAVRLMIDQIMAKVKRSSASNQPSSRNQPSPSKQPSSSNQPSSSNHSPPSPSPSPSLSAPVCQEKGTDGSSSAFSTNDKVWGTNEEKLLVQVVNDFDLGKPVKNKWGNVARKMATYGATFSSEQCRLKYRHLRERYARKKKKNNTSGESPASEDELYDMMDSRVDNNPSYLVDSGNLEHVVETKNGREKNENEAEKSMSGGTLAGNSLDKDRGWKGKGKMKKRKRTVDTVTETLTGLFEKREMQTAKRHKEKMNIMKSFIDVLRGKQDSSAAHSNSPSASSDDD